The DNA window GGCATGAGATACCTAATGCAGAAAACGCCTGCAATTCTACATCACGTCCCTCACCCGCAACGCCGAGCGTCACGCGCAGGTCGGGCGGTGGCAGCACGCCCTCGGCTTTTTCCGGCCACTCGACGATGCAGATGTTGTGGCCGTCGAAGTCTTCGCGAAAGCCCGCGTCGAGGAATTCTTCCGGGCTGCCCATGCGGTACAGGTCGTAGTGGATCACGTTGACGGCCTGGCCGTCGAGCGTGACGGCGTAGGGCTCGGACAGCGTGTAGGTCGGGCTTTTCACAGTGCCCTTGTGGCCGGCCGCGTGCAGCAGCGCGCGCGTGAGGGCCGTCTTGCCGGCGCCGAGGTCGCCATGCAGGTGGATCGACAGGCCGGGCAGCAGGGCACGGGCCAGCGAGAGGCCGAGGGCGGCCGTATGGCTTTCGTCACGCAGGTGGGCTTTCATGGATGATTCGCATAAAATGGTGGATTGCTGCCGCCATTGTACCGTTCGATGTCCCTGTCACCCGAAGTGTTGTCCTCTCTCGCCGCCGCCGTCAAGCGGTGGGGGCACGAACTCGGATTTGCCGAGGTGCGTATCGCCGACATCGACCTGGCGACCGCGGAAGCCGGCCTGCAGGCGTGGCTGGACGCGGGCATGCATGGCGAAATGGACTACATGGCGGCCCATGGCATGAAGCGCGCCCGCCCCGCGGAGCTGGTGCCGGGTACCGTGCGCGTGATCACGGCGCGCATGGACTACCTGCCACCGTCGCACGATGCCGACTGGCGCCTGCGCGAACGGGGGCGGCTGGAAGATCCGAACGCCGCCGTGATCTCCGTGTATGCCCGCGGGCGCGATTACCACAAGGTGCTGCGCGCCCGGCTGCAGCAACTGGCCGACCGTATCCGCGGCGAAGTGGGCGAATTCGGCTACCGCGTGTTTACCGACTCCGCCCCGGTGATGGAATTGCCGCTGGCGGAAAAATCCGGCCTGGGCTGGCGCGGCAAGCACACCCTGTTGATCAACCGCGATGCCGGCTCGATGTTCTTCATGGGCGAGATCCTGGTCGACCTGCCGCTGCCGGTCGACGCGCCGACGGACGCGCACTGCGGCCAGTGCAGCGCCTGCATCACGGCGTGCCCGACGGGCGCCATCCTCGGCCCTGGCCGCCTCGATGCCCGGCGCTGCATTTCCTACCTGACGATCGAGCTGAAGGGCAGCATCCCCGAAGAACTGCGGCCGCTGCTGGGAAACCGCGTGTATGGCTGCGACGATTGCCAGACCGCCTGCCCGTGGAACAAATTCGCCGGGCGTGCCACGCTGCCCGATTTCGACGAGCGGCATGGCCTGGGCAGCGCAGGCATGGTCACGCTGTTCGCCTGGAGCGAGGACGACTTCAACCGGAACATGGAAGGCAGCCCGATCCGGCGCATCGGCCATGAGCGGTGGCTGCGCAACCTGGCCGTGGGCCTCGGCAACGCCGCCGCGCTCGGTGCCCGCGGCGATGCCGCCATCGTTGCCACGTTGCGGTCCCGGCTCGACCATCCGTCAGAACTGGTGCGCGAGCACGTGCAGTGGGCGCTCGCGCAACACGGCTGAGGCCGTGTCCACCCTGGGGTCAGCCTCAAAAGTGGACACGGGCTGAACACTGCTTCCGGTTTTTAAAGATGGGCTCGTGTCCGAAAACGGGGTTGACCCCATGGTGGACACGAGCTCGGCGCTAGCGTCAAGGCTTGGCCAGCCACTGGCCGCGCCTGCGGGCGAGAAGCACCAGCACGATGGCAGCGGCGCTCCAGGCCAGTACGGCGACGATCGATCCTTCGACGCCATAGCCGCCGCCGCTGAGCCATTCCGGGCCGCTGGCGGTAACCTGGATCCAGCCGCGCGCCGCATGGCCGGAGACGGGAATCGAGAACACGGCATCGAACAGGTAATTCCAGGCGAAATGCATGCCGACCGGTACCCACAGGCGGCGCGTGGCGATATAGCCGGCGGACAGGGCCGTGGAAGCGGCGGCCGTGGCCAGCATGCCGAGCACGCTGATGTGCTCGCTCGGAAGGTGGGCGGCCACGAACAGCGCCCCCGACACCGCCAGCGCGACCGACGTGCCCCACGATCGCTCCAGCAACCGGAACAGCACGGCGCGGAACAGGATCTCTTCCATGAACGCCACGAACACCTGCTCCGGCAGCGGCACCAGCAGGGCGCTCCAGTGCGCGGTGCCGGTGTACGTGTACACGCCGCCAGCCAGCAGCAGCGTGCTGCAGGCCACCATCAGCGCGGCGCCCAGCCCGATCCCGGCGCCCAGTTCCCCGCCGGCGCCGGGCCATGTCAGCTCCGCCACGTCGCGTTTCTCGACTTTGCGCACGTAGAAGCGGTAGCAGGCAACGATCGCCGCGGCGGCCAGCAGGAACGGCCACCCGGTGCGCCATGGCTTCGGCACGATCTCGGACAGCGCCAGTACCACGCTCATCGGCACCAGCACCGTCAGGATGCCCAGCACGGTCCGCACGAATCCGTTGGCGAGCAGGCGCTTGCCCAGCGATGGGCGGGGTGGGGCGGAAAACGAGGCGGTACTCATGATTTCTCCTTCTGTTCGTCCAGGGCGCCGGTGGACGTAAGCCGGTTGCGCGCCGCACGGATGCGCGCGCCGAATGGTTGCTGCTCCAGCGCAGCGATCGCCTGCGCCAGCGTGTCGGATAACGGGTAAGGCAAGTCGGCATCCAGGCTGGCCGCGGCGGCGCTCGTGGCGGCCCAGCATTGCTGGAGTCGTGGCAGCAGCGCGCTACCGCGGTGCGACAGCCGCACCAGCTTCTGCCGCGCATCGGCCGGCGAGGGCATGGTGGCCACCAGGTCTTCCTTCAGCATCAGCGCCACGGTCTGCGTGGCGGCAGGCTGCGTGATGCCGGCCGCCGCAGCGATCTGGCCGACGGTGCACGGTGTGCCGGCTGCCAGTGCCCGCATCACCGGCGTGTAGCGCGGACGGTAATCGATGCCCGCTTCCTCGTAGGAAGCGGCCACCGCGCCATCGAGCAGCTCGATCAGGTGTCGCAATTGGGTACCGAGTCCTTGTTTCATGTCCCCATATTTACATAAGTGCTTATATATTTCAATAAAAGAAATGGAACCGTTCGCGGGTGTGGTTAGTCGCCCAGCAATCTATCGAGCGTCTGGCGCGGATTGCGCAGGAAATCGAGCGTGACCTGGTAATGCTCGGTGTCCTCGTAATCGGTGCGGCGCAGGCCCTCGGGCAGGCATGCGTAGATGCGCGCGTCCGGGTAGGCCATCAGGATGGGCGAGTGGGTGGCGATGATGAATTGCGACCCGGCCTTCACGAGGCGATGGATCTGCTGCAGGGCTGCCAGCTGGCGCTGCGGCGACAGCGCCGCTTCCGGCTCGTCCAGCACGTACAGCCCCTGGCCGCCGAAGCGGTGCGTCAGCAGGGCCATGAACGCCTCGCCGTGGGACTGCTCGTGCAGGGAGCGCCCGCCATAGGAGATGAAAGCGTCCGGGCCCAAGCGCTCGAGTTCCGATGCCACGTTGAAGAAACTTTCGGCGCGCAGGAAGTAGCCGTCGCGCGGGCGCCGGTAACCCCGGGTGACGAGAAGGTATTCGTGCAAGGCTGAATGCGAGGCGCGCGTGCCGAAGTTGAAATTGCGACCGCCGCCTTCGGCGTTGTAGCCCAGCGCCACGGCGATGGCCTCCAGCAAGGTCGACTTGCCGCTGCCGTTCTCGCCGACAATGAACGTCACGTTCGGATGGAAGGTCAGCACGTCCAGGTGCTTGACGGCCGGGAGCGAAAACGGATAGTGGTCGAAGTCCGGCACCAGCTCGCGCCGCAGCGCCATGCTGATCGCGAAGGTGGCGGACAATGCCATCGTACTTTGCTGTCTTATTTCAGCAGGCCGGCCAGTTCGACGGCGGTCTTGACCTGCATCTTGTCGAAGATGTGCGCGCGGTGCACCTCGACCGTGCGCATGCTGATGCCCAGTTCGTCCGCCACGACCTTGTTCATCTTGCCGGCCAGGATCAGGTCAAGCACCTCGCGTTCGCGCGACGACAGGGTGGCCAGGCGCGCATGCACCGCCGCATGGGCGCTGGCCTGCTGCGAGCGTTGCAGGCCTTCCTGCACCCTGTCCATCAGCTCGTTGTCGTTGAACGGTTTTTCAAAGAAATCAAACGCGCCGCGCTTCAACGTATCGACCGCCATCGGCACGTCGCCGTGGCCAGTCAGGAAAATCACCGGAAGGCGCTGCGCCAGGCCGCGCGCATGCAACTGGTCGAACACGGCCACGCCATTCATGTCGGGCATCCGCACGTCGAGCAGCACGCAGTCGCCGGCCGGGTCGAACTGGCCCGCTTCCACGTAGGCCAGGAACTTGGCGCCGCAATCATAGGTGCTGGCGGGAATGGCACGCGACGAGGCCAGCCACGACAGCGAGTCACGGACCACTTCTTCATCATCGACGATATGCAACATCTTGTTATTTCTCCGTGGTTACTTGCGACGCCGGCAGCGTGAACGTGAATATGGTACCGCCTTGCGGGTTGTCCCGGTGCGTCAGCGTGCCGCCGTGGAATTCGATCGCCGTGCGGCAGATGTTCAGGCCCATGCCCATGCCCTGCGCCTTCGTGGAAAAGAACGGCGAGAACAGGCGTTCGGCCACGTCCTGCGGGATGCCGTGCCCGTTGTCGATCACATTCACGGCCACCTGGCCCGCCGCGGCATCGTGCGTTGCCTCGATGCGCAGCACGCGGCGCGCCAGGGGCACGGCAGCCATGGCCTCGATGCCGTTGCGCGCCAGGTTCAGCAGCACCTGCTCGATCATGATCCGGTCGGCCCGCACCCGCGGCAGGTCGGCCGGCAGGGCAATCTGCAGGGATGCCTGGTGCGGGCGGGCCTGCATCTCGATCAGCGCGCGGATGCTGTCGATCATCGTCGCAACGTCCTCGTCGTGTCGCGCGGGTTCGCGCTTGCGCACGAACTCATGCACGCTGCGGATGATCTGCCCGGCGCGGCGCGCCTGGGTGCCGGCCTGTTCCAGCGCTGGCTTCAGCGTGGCGGGGTCCACGCCTGGCCGCGCCAGCAGGTTCAGTGCGCCGGTGGTGTAGCTGGAAATCGCGGCCAGTGGCTGGTTCAGCTCATGCGCCAGCATCGAGGCGATTTCGCCCATCGTGGCCAGGCGGCTCGACGCCTGCAGCTTTTCCTGGTGTTCGCGGTTCAGCTCCTCGATGCGCTTGCGGTCGCTGATATCGAGGATGGACCCCATCCAGCCTGTATGGCGGCCGTCGTTGTCCACCAGCGGCGCCTCGAAGATCAGCACGGGAATCCGGGTGCCGTCCGGTCGCTGGAAAATTGTTTCGAATTCCGGTGTCACGGTTCCCTGCAGCACGTTTTGCAGCCGATGCTGGTATTCGGCCATGACTTCCGGCGCCCAGTAGGGCATCGGCGGCGAGCGGCCCACCAGGTCTTCCTCGCTGTAGCCCACCATCTGGCAGAACGCCGGGTTCACGTAGGTGATGCGGCCTTCCAGGTCGCGCGCGCGCAGGCCCGTGACCAGCGAGTTTTCCATGGCGGTACGAAACGCCATCTGCTGGCGGAGCGCCTCTTCCGCTTCCAGCCGCCGCGAGATATGGCCCCACAGTGCCAGCAGGCTCCACAGCAGCGCCAGCGCCAGCACGATCACCGAGCCCACGAGCAGGTTCGGCAGCAGTTTCGGCGCCGTCTTCACGCTGTCCGTCATCAGCGTGACGACGGCGCCGGGCAGGTCGAGCGCGCGCTTGTGCGTGTACACGCCATGGCCCGGCCCGGCGGCCGCGCGGCGGGCGAGAATGCGGTCGTCCCGGTCCAGCAGCGTGACCTGGTTATCCTGCGCGAACCACCATGGCACCATTTCTTCCAGGATCGCGGACAACTGGTACGTGGCCACCAGCGTGCCCAGGTAAGTGGCGCCGCGGTACAGGGGGTAGTGGTAATCCATCATCATCGCGCCCGGGGTGCCGGACGGATAGGCCGGCTGGGGAGCCGGATCGGCGTAGACGCCATTGCGGCTGAGTCGGGCGCGCTCGGCCGCTTCCCGCGATGGCGCCGACAGCATGGCCACCGCTGGCGGCGCCTCGTCGCTCGACGCGGCCACGTCATGTTCGGGCGTTACCCACATCACGCGTTTCAGTTCGAGGCCCGTCTTCAGCTCGCTGGCCATGCGCTCGTGCAGGCGCTTGACCGAGGCGCCGGCCAGGATTTCGTTGGCCACGCTTTTCAAGTCTTCTTCATGGCGGCCGAGCTGGAAGCGGATGGTCTGCTCGACCCACAGCGTGTCGGCGATCAACTGCTCCTGGCGCTCGTTGCTTTCCATCTGGCGCGCCTGCCACGGCAACCAGATTAGAATGGCCAGGAACAGCAGAACTAACACAACAGGGAGCAGCCAGCGCGCGGAGCTGGGAAACGGCAGGCGCGCCGCCATGGAACGAAGGGAGGTCATTGTCCGAGGGTAACCAATCTGCTCCGGCGGGATATTGTGGTTTTCCACAGTTGCCCCTTGCCGGGGCGCTCTACAGAATGGAACAGCAGGAATAATAAATGCAATTTCTAAATATGGGGACACGCATGAAACTCAAGACTATCCTGGTTGCGCTTGCCGCGACTGCCTGCATCACCGCCAACGCCTTCGCCCAGGCGCCGATCGTCATCAAATTCAGTCATGTCGTCGCCACCGACACGCCGAAAGGCCAGGCCGCCGCCCGCTTCAAGCAGCTGGCCGAGCGCGCCACCAACGGCCGGGTGAAGGTGGAGGTCTATCCGAACAGCCAGCTGTACAAGGACAAGGAAGAGCTCGAAGCCCTGCAACTGGGCGCCGTGCAGATGCTGGCGCCGTCGCTGGCCAAGTTCGGCCCGCTGGGCGTGAAGGAATTCGAGGTTTTCGATCTGCCGTACGCGTTTCCCAACAAGCAGGCACTGTACAACGTGACCGAGGGACCGATCGGCAAGAGCCTGCTGAAAAAGCTGGAAACGAAGGGCATCACCGGCCTGGCCTACTGGGATAACGGCTTCAAGATCATGTCGGCCAACAAGCCGCTGTACACGCCCACCGATTTCCGCGGCCTGAAGATGCGTATCCAGTCATCCAAGGTACTCGATGCGCAGATGCGCGCGCTGGGCGCCAATCCGCAGGTGCTGGCGTTCTCCGAGGTTTACCAGGCGCTGCAGACAGGCGTGGTGGACGGCACCGAGAATCCGCCGTCGAACATGTACACGCAGAAA is part of the Pseudoduganella lutea genome and encodes:
- a CDS encoding MarR family winged helix-turn-helix transcriptional regulator, which produces MKQGLGTQLRHLIELLDGAVAASYEEAGIDYRPRYTPVMRALAAGTPCTVGQIAAAAGITQPAATQTVALMLKEDLVATMPSPADARQKLVRLSHRGSALLPRLQQCWAATSAAAASLDADLPYPLSDTLAQAIAALEQQPFGARIRAARNRLTSTGALDEQKEKS
- the tsaE gene encoding tRNA (adenosine(37)-N6)-threonylcarbamoyltransferase complex ATPase subunit type 1 TsaE — protein: MKAHLRDESHTAALGLSLARALLPGLSIHLHGDLGAGKTALTRALLHAAGHKGTVKSPTYTLSEPYAVTLDGQAVNVIHYDLYRMGSPEEFLDAGFREDFDGHNICIVEWPEKAEGVLPPPDLRVTLGVAGEGRDVELQAFSALGISCLQRLHFPQIL
- a CDS encoding CPBP family intramembrane glutamic endopeptidase yields the protein MSTASFSAPPRPSLGKRLLANGFVRTVLGILTVLVPMSVVLALSEIVPKPWRTGWPFLLAAAAIVACYRFYVRKVEKRDVAELTWPGAGGELGAGIGLGAALMVACSTLLLAGGVYTYTGTAHWSALLVPLPEQVFVAFMEEILFRAVLFRLLERSWGTSVALAVSGALFVAAHLPSEHISVLGMLATAAASTALSAGYIATRRLWVPVGMHFAWNYLFDAVFSIPVSGHAARGWIQVTASGPEWLSGGGYGVEGSIVAVLAWSAAAIVLVLLARRRGQWLAKP
- the queG gene encoding tRNA epoxyqueuosine(34) reductase QueG; protein product: MSLSPEVLSSLAAAVKRWGHELGFAEVRIADIDLATAEAGLQAWLDAGMHGEMDYMAAHGMKRARPAELVPGTVRVITARMDYLPPSHDADWRLRERGRLEDPNAAVISVYARGRDYHKVLRARLQQLADRIRGEVGEFGYRVFTDSAPVMELPLAEKSGLGWRGKHTLLINRDAGSMFFMGEILVDLPLPVDAPTDAHCGQCSACITACPTGAILGPGRLDARRCISYLTIELKGSIPEELRPLLGNRVYGCDDCQTACPWNKFAGRATLPDFDERHGLGSAGMVTLFAWSEDDFNRNMEGSPIRRIGHERWLRNLAVGLGNAAALGARGDAAIVATLRSRLDHPSELVREHVQWALAQHG
- a CDS encoding AAA family ATPase, coding for MALSATFAISMALRRELVPDFDHYPFSLPAVKHLDVLTFHPNVTFIVGENGSGKSTLLEAIAVALGYNAEGGGRNFNFGTRASHSALHEYLLVTRGYRRPRDGYFLRAESFFNVASELERLGPDAFISYGGRSLHEQSHGEAFMALLTHRFGGQGLYVLDEPEAALSPQRQLAALQQIHRLVKAGSQFIIATHSPILMAYPDARIYACLPEGLRRTDYEDTEHYQVTLDFLRNPRQTLDRLLGD
- a CDS encoding response regulator transcription factor, whose product is MLHIVDDEEVVRDSLSWLASSRAIPASTYDCGAKFLAYVEAGQFDPAGDCVLLDVRMPDMNGVAVFDQLHARGLAQRLPVIFLTGHGDVPMAVDTLKRGAFDFFEKPFNDNELMDRVQEGLQRSQQASAHAAVHARLATLSSREREVLDLILAGKMNKVVADELGISMRTVEVHRAHIFDKMQVKTAVELAGLLK
- a CDS encoding TRAP transporter substrate-binding protein encodes the protein MKLKTILVALAATACITANAFAQAPIVIKFSHVVATDTPKGQAAARFKQLAERATNGRVKVEVYPNSQLYKDKEELEALQLGAVQMLAPSLAKFGPLGVKEFEVFDLPYAFPNKQALYNVTEGPIGKSLLKKLETKGITGLAYWDNGFKIMSANKPLYTPTDFRGLKMRIQSSKVLDAQMRALGANPQVLAFSEVYQALQTGVVDGTENPPSNMYTQKMHEVQKYATLSNHGYLGYAVIVNKKFWDGLPADIRTALEGAMREATTYEKAIAQRDNDMALDAMKKSGRTQFVTLTAQQQTAWKNALLPVHKQMQSRIGADLVNAIAKESAK
- a CDS encoding sensor histidine kinase is translated as MTSLRSMAARLPFPSSARWLLPVVLVLLFLAILIWLPWQARQMESNERQEQLIADTLWVEQTIRFQLGRHEEDLKSVANEILAGASVKRLHERMASELKTGLELKRVMWVTPEHDVAASSDEAPPAVAMLSAPSREAAERARLSRNGVYADPAPQPAYPSGTPGAMMMDYHYPLYRGATYLGTLVATYQLSAILEEMVPWWFAQDNQVTLLDRDDRILARRAAAGPGHGVYTHKRALDLPGAVVTLMTDSVKTAPKLLPNLLVGSVIVLALALLWSLLALWGHISRRLEAEEALRQQMAFRTAMENSLVTGLRARDLEGRITYVNPAFCQMVGYSEEDLVGRSPPMPYWAPEVMAEYQHRLQNVLQGTVTPEFETIFQRPDGTRIPVLIFEAPLVDNDGRHTGWMGSILDISDRKRIEELNREHQEKLQASSRLATMGEIASMLAHELNQPLAAISSYTTGALNLLARPGVDPATLKPALEQAGTQARRAGQIIRSVHEFVRKREPARHDEDVATMIDSIRALIEMQARPHQASLQIALPADLPRVRADRIMIEQVLLNLARNGIEAMAAVPLARRVLRIEATHDAAAGQVAVNVIDNGHGIPQDVAERLFSPFFSTKAQGMGMGLNICRTAIEFHGGTLTHRDNPQGGTIFTFTLPASQVTTEK